In Sphingomonas sp. SUN019, one genomic interval encodes:
- the ruvC gene encoding crossover junction endodeoxyribonuclease RuvC, which yields MIILGLDPGLGTTGWGVIRAEGNRLSHVANGRLKTDSAATLARRLSHLDAMLAALIVDHAPDAAAVEEVFVNANPQSTLKLGQARGVVLLSVARAGIEPGEYAARLVKKAVVGVGNAEKAQVHAMVARLLPGVKIDGPDAADALAVAICHAHHLASARRGVG from the coding sequence ATGATCATTCTCGGCCTCGACCCCGGTCTCGGGACCACCGGCTGGGGCGTGATCCGGGCCGAGGGCAACCGGCTGTCGCACGTCGCCAACGGGCGGTTGAAGACCGACAGCGCGGCGACGCTGGCGCGGCGGTTGTCGCATCTCGATGCGATGCTGGCCGCGCTGATCGTCGATCATGCACCCGACGCCGCTGCGGTCGAGGAGGTGTTCGTCAACGCCAATCCGCAATCGACGCTGAAGCTGGGGCAGGCGCGAGGCGTCGTGCTGTTGTCGGTCGCGCGCGCGGGGATCGAGCCGGGCGAATATGCCGCGCGGCTGGTGAAGAAGGCGGTCGTCGGCGTGGGCAACGCGGAGAAGGCGCAGGTCCATGCAATGGTGGCGCGGTTGCTGCCCGGCGTGAAGATCGACGGGCCGGATGCGGCGGATGCGCTGGCGGTGGCGATCTGCCACGCGCATCATCTGGCGAGCGCGCGGCGCGGAGTGGGTTAG
- a CDS encoding YebC/PmpR family DNA-binding transcriptional regulator: MAGHSKFKNIMHRKGAQDKKRSGAFSKLSREITVAAKMGLPDPDMNPRLRAAVNAAKAQSVPKDNIQRAIDKASKGDTENYEEIRYEGFGPGGVSLIIEALTDNRNRTATNVRTAVSKNGGNLGASGSVSHAFDRVGLINYPAGAGDAEKVFEAALEAGAEDVTSGEDGHEIWTAVGDLHEVAKALEPVLGEAEGAKLAWRPQTMVEVEEGDAATLFKLIDALDDDDDVQTVWGNYDVSDAVMEKLG; encoded by the coding sequence ATGGCAGGCCATTCCAAGTTCAAGAACATCATGCACCGCAAGGGTGCGCAGGATAAGAAGCGTTCTGGCGCGTTCTCCAAGCTCAGCCGCGAAATCACCGTCGCGGCGAAGATGGGCCTGCCCGATCCCGACATGAACCCGCGGCTGCGCGCCGCGGTGAACGCGGCCAAGGCGCAGTCGGTGCCGAAGGACAATATCCAGCGCGCGATCGACAAGGCGAGCAAGGGCGATACCGAGAATTACGAGGAAATCCGCTATGAGGGGTTCGGCCCCGGCGGCGTCTCGCTGATCATCGAGGCGCTGACCGACAACCGGAACCGCACCGCAACGAACGTGCGTACCGCAGTGTCGAAGAACGGCGGCAATTTGGGGGCGAGCGGATCGGTCAGCCATGCGTTCGATCGCGTCGGGCTGATCAACTATCCGGCGGGTGCGGGGGATGCCGAGAAGGTGTTCGAGGCGGCGCTGGAGGCTGGCGCGGAGGATGTGACGTCGGGCGAGGACGGCCACGAGATCTGGACTGCGGTGGGCGATCTGCACGAAGTCGCCAAGGCGCTGGAGCCGGTGCTGGGCGAAGCCGAGGGCGCGAAGCTCGCGTGGCGGCCGCAGACGATGGTCGAGGTGGAGGAAGGCGACGCCGCGACGTTGTTCAAGCTGATCGACGCGCTGGACGACGACGACGACGTGCAGACCGTGTGGGGGAATTACGATGTCTCCGACGCGGTGATGGAGAAACTGGGCTGA
- a CDS encoding ATP-binding protein, with product MTIQVDMGADSSGAPVPIDLEELLATRLLVQGNSGSGKSHLLRRLLERSAGQVQQIVIDPEGDFVTLGPVYGHVVIEATHYSEREIARLAGRLREHRASAVLSLEGLEAESQMRCAAAFLSALFDAPREHWYPALVVVDEAQLFAPTTGGDVTEEVRRASLGAMTNLMCRGRKRGLAGVIATQRLAKLAKNVAAEASNFLMGRTFLDIDMARAADLLGMERRQAEAIRDLARGTFLALGPAISRRPLTVKIGAVETSTRSGSPKLTPLPSAPRPDLQELLFVAVEDAPTLPMTFDPRPRRVPADELIADLSRPAPAPATNEPARSDEEVEAIYADVLRAIVSDAEARLRPASVLFQDFQVRCRMAGLPRPALDLSGFARRLSCARAGVFDVSDPAWTEALTLASALPDDMLGAFLLVAKAARDGDPCPPDAAIAETYGTSSLGRVRRLVTYIESRNLFVCRTDLSGKRSITIPRLGWTTAASEAA from the coding sequence ATGACGATCCAGGTGGACATGGGCGCTGATTCTTCAGGCGCGCCGGTCCCTATCGACCTAGAGGAACTGCTCGCCACCCGCTTGCTCGTGCAGGGCAATTCGGGGTCGGGAAAGTCGCACCTGCTGCGCCGCCTGCTCGAACGATCCGCGGGGCAGGTGCAGCAGATCGTGATCGACCCCGAGGGCGATTTCGTAACCCTCGGTCCCGTCTACGGCCATGTCGTGATCGAGGCGACCCACTATAGCGAACGCGAGATCGCGCGGCTCGCGGGCCGCCTGCGCGAACACCGCGCGTCGGCCGTATTGAGCCTCGAGGGCTTGGAGGCGGAGAGCCAGATGCGCTGCGCCGCCGCCTTCCTGTCGGCGCTGTTCGATGCGCCGCGTGAACATTGGTACCCGGCGCTGGTGGTGGTGGACGAGGCACAGCTATTCGCCCCCACCACCGGCGGGGACGTGACCGAGGAGGTGCGCCGCGCGTCGCTCGGCGCGATGACGAACCTGATGTGCCGCGGCCGCAAACGCGGCCTCGCGGGCGTGATCGCGACGCAGCGGCTAGCGAAACTCGCCAAGAACGTCGCGGCAGAAGCGTCCAACTTCCTGATGGGCCGCACCTTCCTCGACATCGACATGGCGCGCGCCGCCGACTTGCTTGGCATGGAACGGCGTCAGGCCGAGGCGATCCGCGACCTCGCGCGCGGCACCTTCCTCGCGCTCGGCCCCGCGATCAGCCGCCGCCCGCTGACCGTGAAGATCGGCGCGGTCGAAACCAGCACGCGCAGCGGTTCGCCCAAACTCACCCCGCTCCCGTCCGCACCGCGGCCCGACCTGCAGGAATTGCTGTTCGTAGCGGTCGAGGACGCCCCGACGCTGCCGATGACCTTCGACCCGCGCCCGCGCCGCGTGCCCGCCGACGAACTGATCGCCGACCTGTCGCGCCCCGCCCCGGCCCCCGCGACCAATGAGCCCGCGCGATCGGACGAGGAGGTGGAGGCGATCTACGCCGACGTGCTGCGCGCGATCGTGTCCGATGCGGAGGCGCGATTGCGTCCGGCATCGGTGCTGTTCCAGGATTTTCAGGTCCGCTGCCGCATGGCCGGCCTCCCCCGCCCCGCGCTCGATTTGTCAGGCTTCGCGCGCCGCCTGAGTTGCGCGCGCGCCGGCGTATTCGACGTGTCCGATCCCGCATGGACCGAGGCGCTGACGCTGGCCAGCGCATTGCCCGACGACATGCTCGGCGCGTTCCTGCTGGTCGCGAAGGCCGCGCGCGACGGCGATCCCTGCCCGCCCGACGCCGCGATCGCCGAGACCTACGGTACCAGCTCGCTCGGCCGCGTGCGGCGTCTGGTGACCTACATCGAAAGCCGCAACCTGTTCGTGTGCCGCACCGACCTGTCCGGCAAACGCTCGATCACCATCCCGCGGCTGGGCTGGACAACGGCGGCGTCGGAAGCAGCCTGA
- a CDS encoding DUF1294 domain-containing protein, producing MLWLLALLSLIGINAAAVAAFAIDKRRAIEGEWRIAESTLLTLALIGGSPGALWARARFRHKTRKQPFATQLDLIAMIQSGLVFGLAAAFLI from the coding sequence ATGCTATGGTTGCTCGCCCTGCTGTCACTCATCGGCATCAATGCGGCTGCCGTCGCGGCATTCGCCATCGACAAGCGGCGCGCGATCGAAGGCGAATGGCGGATCGCGGAATCGACGCTGCTGACGCTGGCGCTGATCGGTGGAAGTCCCGGCGCCCTGTGGGCGCGGGCGCGGTTTCGGCACAAGACGCGCAAGCAGCCGTTCGCGACACAGCTGGACCTGATTGCGATGATACAATCCGGACTTGTGTTCGGATTGGCAGCGGCGTTTTTGATCTGA
- a CDS encoding ParA family protein: MTTIAIYSLKGGVGKTTLAVNLAWTAAVRSARRTLLWDLDPQAASGWMLGVTPPREKAHAMFSRDVAPSKLIRPTGVERLDLLPADASLRELDHLFREMDKKKRLQKLIASLGDYDRVILDCPPGLTETADQVARAADLIVIPVVPSPLAERAYDEVLRHLGGRTPTMPVHAMVDRRRKLHAEALARRPDWPVIPMASVIESAAATHRAVGDIAARSPAAAAFADIWRRIEQRLAS, encoded by the coding sequence ATGACGACGATCGCGATCTACAGTCTGAAAGGCGGCGTCGGGAAGACGACGCTAGCGGTCAATCTGGCATGGACGGCGGCGGTGCGATCGGCGCGGCGGACGTTGTTGTGGGATCTCGATCCGCAGGCCGCCTCGGGGTGGATGCTGGGCGTCACACCGCCGCGCGAAAAGGCGCATGCGATGTTCTCACGCGATGTCGCGCCCAGCAAACTGATCCGCCCGACCGGTGTCGAACGGCTCGACCTGCTGCCCGCCGATGCGTCGCTGCGCGAACTGGATCACCTGTTCCGCGAGATGGACAAGAAGAAGCGGCTGCAGAAACTGATTGCGTCGCTCGGCGACTATGACCGCGTGATCCTCGATTGCCCCCCCGGCCTTACCGAAACCGCGGATCAGGTCGCGCGCGCCGCCGATCTGATCGTCATCCCCGTCGTCCCCTCCCCGCTCGCCGAGCGCGCCTATGACGAGGTGTTGCGTCATCTCGGCGGGCGCACCCCGACGATGCCGGTCCACGCGATGGTCGATCGCCGCCGCAAGCTGCACGCCGAGGCTCTCGCCCGCCGCCCCGACTGGCCGGTGATCCCGATGGCCAGCGTGATCGAATCCGCCGCGGCCACTCACCGCGCGGTCGGCGATATCGCCGCGCGCTCGCCCGCTGCGGCGGCGTTCGCGGACATCTGGCGGAGGATCGAGCAACGTCTCGCTTCCTAG
- the aat gene encoding leucyl/phenylalanyl-tRNA--protein transferase, giving the protein MVLGAYSVGVFPMADGRDAPGVYWVEPRQRAILPLDGFHLSKSLRKTLLSDRFRITADRAFGDILQLCAESASDRPETWINASIEQVFRRLHTAGHAHSIECWDGDRLAGGLYGLALGRAFFGESMVSRATDASKVALAALVARLRVGGFTLLDCQFMTDHLASLGAVEIARADYMALLADSLSGLSASGSSAGPDWAAGGADFRAVDGAASTSVSGPLAGKAIVQLLAHTS; this is encoded by the coding sequence ATGGTGCTGGGCGCGTATTCGGTCGGGGTGTTTCCGATGGCCGACGGGCGGGACGCGCCGGGCGTCTATTGGGTCGAGCCACGCCAGCGCGCGATCCTGCCGCTCGATGGGTTCCACCTCTCGAAATCGCTCCGCAAGACGTTGCTGTCGGATCGCTTCCGCATCACCGCCGACCGCGCGTTCGGCGACATCCTTCAGCTTTGCGCCGAAAGCGCGAGCGACCGGCCCGAAACCTGGATCAACGCCTCGATCGAACAGGTCTTCCGCCGCCTCCACACCGCCGGCCATGCGCATTCGATCGAATGCTGGGACGGCGACCGTCTGGCCGGGGGACTCTACGGCCTCGCGCTCGGCCGCGCGTTCTTCGGCGAAAGCATGGTCAGCCGCGCGACCGACGCGTCGAAGGTCGCGCTCGCCGCGCTCGTCGCACGGCTGCGGGTCGGCGGGTTCACGCTGCTGGACTGCCAGTTCATGACCGATCACCTCGCCTCGCTCGGTGCGGTCGAGATCGCGCGCGCCGATTATATGGCGTTGCTGGCCGATTCGCTCTCGGGGTTATCCGCCTCGGGCTCCTCCGCCGGACCCGATTGGGCCGCTGGCGGGGCGGATTTCCGGGCGGTGGATGGCGCGGCGAGCACGTCGGTGTCCGGCCCCTTGGCGGGGAAAGCCATCGTGCAGCTCTTGGCCCACACGTCATAG
- a CDS encoding NADH:ubiquinone oxidoreductase subunit NDUFA12 — MGINLNPFTWWNGATIGTWFGLRGKTIVGEDALGNVYWQGGRDTAGNPRRWVIYNGPNDSSRVSPEWFSWLHHQVDDVPDKSLPPQRRWEKPALANMTGSALAYRPAGAMEKGGRRAGATGDYEAWTPEG, encoded by the coding sequence ATGGGCATCAATCTCAATCCTTTCACCTGGTGGAACGGGGCTACGATCGGCACCTGGTTCGGCCTGCGCGGCAAGACGATCGTCGGCGAGGATGCGCTCGGCAACGTCTATTGGCAGGGCGGGCGCGACACCGCGGGCAATCCGCGGCGCTGGGTGATCTATAACGGCCCGAACGATTCGAGCCGCGTCTCGCCCGAATGGTTCAGCTGGCTGCATCATCAGGTCGACGACGTGCCCGACAAGTCCTTGCCGCCGCAGCGGCGCTGGGAGAAACCGGCGCTGGCCAACATGACGGGCAGCGCGCTCGCCTATCGCCCGGCAGGCGCGATGGAGAAGGGTGGACGCCGCGCGGGCGCGACCGGGGATTACGAAGCGTGGACGCCCGAGGGGTGA
- a CDS encoding DUF192 domain-containing protein, which translates to MRLRILAAAALIALTPACTGGDAVASTGNEAATAAKAGLAKVTIASTNGAHVFKVEIAKTPEEQSRGLMYRTNIPKDAGMLFAPYPAEGGGPREASFWMKNTPSTLDIIFIRADKTIARIAENTVPFSETPVPSGEPVAAVLEINGGLSAELGIAEGDRVNW; encoded by the coding sequence ATGAGATTGCGGATTCTGGCGGCGGCGGCGCTCATCGCGCTGACGCCTGCGTGCACCGGGGGCGACGCGGTGGCGTCGACCGGCAACGAAGCTGCGACCGCGGCGAAGGCGGGGTTGGCGAAGGTGACGATCGCCAGCACGAACGGCGCGCACGTCTTCAAGGTCGAGATCGCGAAGACGCCCGAGGAGCAGTCGCGCGGGCTGATGTATCGCACCAACATCCCGAAGGATGCGGGGATGCTGTTCGCGCCGTATCCGGCCGAAGGCGGGGGGCCGCGTGAGGCGAGTTTCTGGATGAAGAATACGCCGAGCACGCTCGACATCATCTTCATCCGCGCGGACAAAACGATCGCCCGGATCGCGGAGAATACGGTGCCGTTTTCCGAAACGCCGGTGCCGTCGGGCGAACCGGTGGCGGCGGTGCTGGAGATCAACGGCGGGCTGTCGGCGGAACTGGGCATCGCCGAGGGCGATCGGGTTAATTGGTAA